A genome region from Vulpes lagopus strain Blue_001 chromosome 7, ASM1834538v1, whole genome shotgun sequence includes the following:
- the IL13 gene encoding interleukin-13 isoform X1 — protein MALWLTVVIALTCLGGLASPSPVTPSPTLKELIEELVNITQNQASLCNGSMVWSVNLTTGMYCAALESLINVSDCSAIQRTQRMLKALCSQKPAAGQISSERSRDTKIEVIQLVKNLLTYVRGVYRHGNFR, from the exons ATGGCGCTCTGGTTGACTGTGGTCATTGCTCTCACCTGCCTCGGTGGCCTTGCCTCCCCGAGCCCTGTGACTCCCTCCCCAACCCTCAAGGAGCTCATTGAGGAGCTGGTCAACATCACCCAGAATCAG GCATCCCTCTGCAACGGCAGCATGGTGTGGAGCGTCAACCTGACCACCGGCATG TACTGCGCGGCTCTAGAATCTCTCATCAATGTCTCCGACTGCAGCGCCATCCAAAGGACCCAGAGGATGCTGAAAGCACTGTGCTCTCAAAAGCCCGCGGCAGGG CAGATTTCCAGTGAACGCAGCCGAGACACCAAAATTGAAGTGATCCAGTTGGTGAAAAACCTGCTCACCTATGTAAGGGGAGTTTATCGCCATGGAAATTTCAGATGA
- the IL13 gene encoding interleukin-13 isoform X2, whose translation MALWLTVVIALTCLGGLASPSPVTPSPTLKELIEELVNITQNQASLCNGSMVWSVNLTTGMYCAALESLINVSDCSAIQRTQRMLKALCSQKPAAGISSERSRDTKIEVIQLVKNLLTYVRGVYRHGNFR comes from the exons ATGGCGCTCTGGTTGACTGTGGTCATTGCTCTCACCTGCCTCGGTGGCCTTGCCTCCCCGAGCCCTGTGACTCCCTCCCCAACCCTCAAGGAGCTCATTGAGGAGCTGGTCAACATCACCCAGAATCAG GCATCCCTCTGCAACGGCAGCATGGTGTGGAGCGTCAACCTGACCACCGGCATG TACTGCGCGGCTCTAGAATCTCTCATCAATGTCTCCGACTGCAGCGCCATCCAAAGGACCCAGAGGATGCTGAAAGCACTGTGCTCTCAAAAGCCCGCGGCAGGG ATTTCCAGTGAACGCAGCCGAGACACCAAAATTGAAGTGATCCAGTTGGTGAAAAACCTGCTCACCTATGTAAGGGGAGTTTATCGCCATGGAAATTTCAGATGA
- the IL4 gene encoding interleukin-4: MGLTSQLIPTLVCLLALTSTFVHGHNFNITIKEIIKMLNILTARNDLCMELTVKDVFTAPKNTSDKEIFCRAATVLRQIYTHNCSNRYLRGLYRNLSSMANKTCSMNEVKKSTLKDFLERLKVIMQKKYYRH; the protein is encoded by the exons ATGGGTCTCACCTCCCAACTGATTCCAACTCTGGTCTGCTTACTAGCACTCACCAGCACCTTCGTCCACGGACATAACTTCAATATTACTATTAAAGAGATCATCAAAATGTTGAACATCCTCACAGCGAGAAAC GACTTATGCATGGAGCTGACCGTCAAGGACGTCTTCACTGCCCCAAAG AACACAAGCGATAAGGAAATCTTCTGCAGAGCTGCTACTGTACTGCGGCAGATCTATACACACAACTGCTCCAACAGATATCTCAGAGGACTCTACAGGAACCTCAGCAGCATGGCAAACAAG ACCTGTTCTATGAATGAAGTCAAGAAGAGTACACTGAAAGACTTCTTGGAAAGGCTAAAAGTGATCATGCAGAAGAAATACTACAGGCACTGA